The Chloroflexota bacterium genomic interval CCCGCGGCGTGAGCGGACAGGCCACAAGCCACCCCTCGGCCTCTACACCCAGTGCAGAGCGAATGCCAGTAACGTGCGAAAGGTACACCGGCGGGAAGTACCCCGACAGGAAGTCCAGCCACCCCAGCGGCAGTCGGCTCAGGATAGCGAACCGCTTCGCCACATCCCTCCGCACGTCCAAAGGGTGCAGGATGAACCCGAAACGCTCCATCTCAATCCCTCGTGTACTTCTGAGGGTGCAGGCGCTCCTCACCCAGCCGCACGTGATCGCTCTCCTCAAACAGCACGTTGTCGGAGATGACGCCGCGGCCCTCGGCGCGGATGAGCACCGTGTCCGACTCAATGGTGCGTGCGGGGTAGATGACCATGCCCGCGCCGATTCGGCAGTTGTGCCCGACGCACCCGCCCAGAACGGGCAAGCCCACGGGTTGCGGCTGGCCTTTGTGCATGGTGCGCAGCGGCTTGCCCAGCAGGTTGAAATCCGTGAAGACCGTATTCGCCCCCACAAACGAGTGCCGCCCGACGACGCACAATTGCAGCGTGGCGTTCTGGGCCACCATGGAGTTCTCCATGAGTGTGGTCATGAACAGGGCGGCGCGGAACGGCAGGTAGCACCCATCGCTGACAACGCTGAGCATCACCTGGCAGCCCTGCATCACGTTGACGTTGCTGCCGATGATGGAGTTGGTTACCACAGCCCCCGGGCCGATGGTGGTGTTGTCGCCGATGATGGCCGGCCCCTGGATGATGGCCGTCGGGTCAATCTGCACATTGCGCCCCACGCGGATCATCCGGGACGACGACAGGAACTGCCGCCGCTCCAGCAGCGAGCGCATCAGCACCCGCGCCGCCTTGGAGAACCGCGTAACCTCGTGTTCCATCTTCGCCCCCATGCTGAAGATTCCGAAGGGCGAATTGGCCATGAACACGTGTACCCAATTCTCTATCGCCAGGAACGGTCGCAGGGGGACCCAGAAGACCAGTTCCCCCTTCTCCGAGGCCATGTACGTCGGGATGTGGTAATAGCCGATTTCTCGCGCCATGGTGTCCACGACCACGGGCTCCGCCGGCTCGTCGGTAGGGCCGTTGGGGTAGTACCACAGGTCCGCCACGTACACGTCGCCCTGGCGGCGGATGTTGTCCTGCAGGGGCAGGGCGTGGACGACGATGGCCTTGTCGTCGGGGGAGAAGGCCACCTGGCAGGGCTTGCGGCGCGCCTTGGCCAGGCGCAGGAACTCCTGGATGAAGTCCTCGTCAAAGAAGAGGTTGTCGCGGTACACGATGCATTCTTCGCGGATGGGCGGCAGCGGGTCTCCGCTTTCCACCTCCACCTCCGTGAGGCAATGCCGGGCCAGAACGTCGCGCTGGTGCAACCACAGGGGTTTATTGAGCACGCGCAGGTCTCGCGCAGGCTCGTTGAAGGGGGGTATCTTGGTGCGATCGCGGATGACGATTCGTATCATGGCCCTCTGGCACCCTCCAGATCGCCCACCGTCTTGCGCGCTCCTCCCCGCGCTTTCGGGCGAGGCGCGGACAACCCTTGGCCGACCGGCGGGCTGGGGGGTACCGCGCCCGGCCTGGGACTCGTTTTGCCGAGAACCGTCCGGAACCGCCGCATCAGCGTCCGACTCCGGCGCGTGCGTCTGGGTCTATCCGTGTCCTCCCCCGTCTAGTCCAACGGCTTCTTGTCAATCACGAAACAGCACGTGGGGTCGCCCTTGGCAATGCAGGTTGTCTCCACAACCGACATGTTCTTGCCGCCGGTTACCCACGCCAGGCTCTCTTGCAACAGGCCGAGGGCGACGTAGCAGATGGGCGTCTGCGACTTCCGGCCCCAGCACACCGGACAGCGAACGATGTGATAGTAGAAGTGCTCGTTGTCCTCTTCCAGGCGCACAACCTGGTCGCTGGAGCGGTTGAAGGTCTCGGCCATAACGCCCAGGCCCAGCCGCAGTTTCATGCCCAGCGGCATCAGGCGCATGGCCAGGTCGCTGATGCCCAGCATCGCGCCGTACTCCTTGAGCACATACTTGAACGTGGCGCGGCCGCCGCGCGTGCCCAGCCCTCGCCCGCCGCGCGGCCCGTACACGTCATCCAGCGCCTGATTCAGCGCCGCAAAGTCCTCAAACGGGAACTCGCGCTCAAAGTTGTTGGGCGGGTAGTTGTTGATGAGGTGCTTCAGTTTCGCCAGGTTGAGCAGCGCGTTCACGCCATTCTTGCCCAGCACGTCCTCAAGCGCCAGCAAGTAGATGCGCGCCATCTTGTTGCCGTAGTAGTACCGAGGCACGCCCTCCTCGCCGTGCGCGTGTTCATGCTCCTCGTGCTGTTCCTCTTGAGCGGGCTGCTCTACCACATTGTGCTGCTCTTCGTGGGTGTCTTTCTGCTCGTCCATGAGTCCTCCAAGAGAATTCATAAAACCTCGGATGGAGCCGTATGCGCCCGTCAATGCGACGCCAGAAACTGCCTTAACCGGCCGTTGAACTGGTCCGGATCGTCCAGCATCGGAAAGTGCCCGCAGTGCTCCAGCACCGCCAGGTCGGCCCTCGGAGCGCCGCGAAGCAGCACGCCCCCCTGCCGCGGATCCACGATGAGGTCGCGCTGCCCGTAGAACCCCAGCACGGGCACCTGAACCTCGCCGAGGCGGGGCGTCAAGTCCGTTCGGCGCAACGAGCGGATGCTCGTCAGGAACGCCTCCAACGTGGTGCGCGACAGGTCGTTCATGATCATGTCGTACCACTTGCGCCAGTCGTGCGCCAGCCGCGGCGAGAACGTGCGAAGCCCCCACCGCAACAACGCCGGCACGTGCCACACCAGGTACGCCACCGGCTTGCGCCCCGCCAGCCGCAGTGGCAGACTCAACGAGCGGCCGTTGACGGGCGACCCGACCACGGCCACCTTCGTAACCCGTTCGGGGCGCTCCATGGCCAACTTCAGCGCCACGGTCCCGCCCATAGAATGTCCCACCACGGGAGCCGCCGGAATCCCCAGCCGATCCATGAACTGGTCCACCAGGCTCACGAAGTCGTCCACTTCGTAGCCGCTGCGCGGCTTCCCCGACTCGCCAAAACCCCAAAAGTCTAGCGCGTAGGTACGGAAGGCGTCGGACAGGGCCTCCATCGTGTTCAGCCAATACCCCCAGGAGCCGAGCCACCCATGCAGCAAGACGACCGGCGGGCCGCTGCCCTGGGTCTCATAATGCACGATGCCTTGACGTGTTACGATGGAACCCAACCCGTTGGCCCCTCGCTATTCCTCGTCCTTGGAATTCTCCAGAATGGTGTACAGGAGTTCCAGCAGGACGCTCTTGACGCTTTCCTTGTCGGTAGAAACGCACGGCACGACCTTGACGCTGGGGTCTACCCGCAGCGCGATGCGCAAATCCTGCGGGCTCCAGGCATCGGGCAGGTCCTGTTTGTTCGCCGCCACCACATAGGGCGCGGGCGCGTAGGCTCGGAACACGTCCAGGATTCGGCGCGCCTCGCGGAACGTCTCGGGCCGCACCGAATCCACCAGCACGATGAACCCCAGCATCCCCTCGGACAGAATCTCCCACATGAAGTCAAACCGCTTCTGCCCCGGCGTGCCAAAAAGGAAGAGCACCAAATCCTCGTCAATGGTGATGCGCCCGAAATCCATGGCGACGGTGGTCTCTTCCTTCGTGGCGCGTGTCTCGTCGGAAATTCGCCGCTCGGTGGAGACGACGTCAATCTCGCTGATCGTCTTGATGAACTCCGTCTTGCCCGCGTTGAATGGGCCTGTGATAACCATCTTGACCGCTTGCATTCCGCAGTTCCTCCGAGTCAGCTGATGCGGCGAATTTTGTCAATCAAGCGCAAGATCACCCCCCGCTTGACCGCGGGCGACGGTGGGATGCCCGGTAGGCCCGGCGCGACTCCCTCGGGCCGCACCAGTTCCACCAGCCCCGCCGTCAGCAGACCATACACGATCTTCCGAATCTGAAACTCGCTCAGCCCGATGTACTGCGCGATCTGGCGGATGGTGTTGCGGGGGCTGATGAAGGAGATGACCCGCCACTCTTCCACGCTCAGGCTGATGTTCTTGAGGGAAGTCCCCGGCCGGTCCGTGAACTTCAGGGCCACGTCCAGGTCCGGCAACTCGGCCTGCAACTGCTCCCACTCCTTCATCCGCCGCGTCCCTTCCATGATGACGTTGTCCAGGTCAATGGGAACACCGATCTTTTCCTGAGGGAGCATGCGGTTGGGGTCAAACTGGAATGTCCCGTCGGTGAGCGCGAAGATGGCATAGACGGTTTCCAGGGACGCCGCCCGAACCACCTGGAGGATGTCCTTCTGGGTTACGTAGTTGTTGTGGAGTAGGAGGAGCCCGATCTCCTTATCGGTGCGCGTCTCGGCGCGGGAGAGGATGCTTTCCGCCTGCTGGGCGCTCACCTTGCCTGCGCGCTGCAGCAGGGCCAGTAGGCTTTCATCCTTGCTGTCCTGGTACGCGCCGAGCAACTTACCCTCGCGGAAATACAGCGTGGCCGAAAGGCCATCGCTGCGGACGGAGAGGGCGCCTGTCTTGCGGGCGATGTGAATCAGGTTCAGCAGTTGGGCGACGCCAAAGTCCTTCAGATTCCCCTTGAGGGCCATCTTCTCTCACCTTGTCTGCTTTTGCAAATGGACGAAATGCAAAGATGACTCCAATTGTATGTTGATTATAACCCTAGTCTCATTTTCCGTCAACCCCTTTGGCATACGAATGTGTTCTCCACGGAGTGGTAACCGCGAATCACGCGAACCCACACGAATGGAGAGTGCGGACACGTAGGGCGGCTTTCCATAGCCGCCGCAAACAGGGGCAGGTATGGAAACCTGCCCTACTAACCGCTATCCACGAATCACACGAACCCACACGAATGGAGAGTGTGGACACGTAGGGCGGCTTTCCATAGCCGCCGCAAACAGAGGGCAGGTATCCAATGTGCGACGCACTTCCGGAAGTGCGTCGCACATTGGCCGCCGACAGAATGCGAGACGCGGCAACCCCGTCCGCTTTTGACATGCGCCGCGTTCTATGCTATGCTTTGCGTAGCAGCGCAATACGCAAGGCGACGAACGGGAATAGTAGGCGGCCCGCAAAGGCCCCAGCGAGCCGGAACGGTGGAAGCCGGCGCCCTCGCACCGCCGAACCCGCCCGGGAGCCAGCGGCGAAAAGGCCCGCCCGATAAGCCGCATCGGGGTCCGCCCGTTACCGCGGATCGGTTGGATTATCGGCCCGGCAACCGCCACTCGCGATTGCCGCACCGAGCGACCGGCTGAGCGGCCGATCACCTCGGCCAGCAAGGTGGTACCACGGGGTGCAGCGCCTCGTCCTTGTAGGGCGGGGCGTTTTTGTTGACAAGAAGCCGTCAGCAGTCAGCGAACAGCCGTCAGCGGTCGGCCTTCAGCCTTTGGCCCTTGGCCTGCGGTGCGGAGATCGGGCGAAGGGCCACGGGCGAATGGCCCATCGCTATAGGCGACACACTTGGAGGAGAAAGATGGCAGAAAAGGTTACACCCAGAAGCGAAGACTACTCGCGCTGGTACACCGACGTGGTGCAGATGGCCGAACTGGCCGACTATGCCCCCGTCAAGGGGTGCATGGTCATCCGCCCCTACGGCTACGCCCTGTGGGAGAACGTGCAGGCGGGCCTTGACCGGCGCTTCAAGGAGACCGGCCACCAGAACGCCTACTTCCCGCTGTTCATCCCCCAGAGTTTCATCCAGAAGGAAGCGGAGCACGTGGAGGGGTTCGCGCCGGAACTGGCCGTCGTAACCCACGGCGGGGGCGAGAAACTGGAGGAGCCGCTCATCGTCCGCCCAACGTCCGAGACCATCATCAACACCATGATGGCCAAGTGGATTCGCTCCTACCGCGACCTGCCGCTGCTGCTCAACCAGTGGTGCAATGTGGTGCGCTGGGAGATGCGCACCCGCCTGTTCCTGCGCACCACCGAATTCCTGTGGCAGGAGGGGCACACCGCCCACGCCACCGCCGAGGAAGCCGAGGCCGAAGCCAGGCGGATGCTGGACGTGTACACCGACTTCGCCGTGAACGACGCGGCCATCCCCGTCATCCCGGGCCGCAAGAGCGACACCGAAC includes:
- a CDS encoding ATP/GTP-binding protein, which gives rise to MQAVKMVITGPFNAGKTEFIKTISEIDVVSTERRISDETRATKEETTVAMDFGRITIDEDLVLFLFGTPGQKRFDFMWEILSEGMLGFIVLVDSVRPETFREARRILDVFRAYAPAPYVVAANKQDLPDAWSPQDLRIALRVDPSVKVVPCVSTDKESVKSVLLELLYTILENSKDEE
- a CDS encoding DUF4388 domain-containing protein, producing MALKGNLKDFGVAQLLNLIHIARKTGALSVRSDGLSATLYFREGKLLGAYQDSKDESLLALLQRAGKVSAQQAESILSRAETRTDKEIGLLLLHNNYVTQKDILQVVRAASLETVYAIFALTDGTFQFDPNRMLPQEKIGVPIDLDNVIMEGTRRMKEWEQLQAELPDLDVALKFTDRPGTSLKNISLSVEEWRVISFISPRNTIRQIAQYIGLSEFQIRKIVYGLLTAGLVELVRPEGVAPGLPGIPPSPAVKRGVILRLIDKIRRIS
- a CDS encoding 4-vinyl reductase; this encodes MARIYLLALEDVLGKNGVNALLNLAKLKHLINNYPPNNFEREFPFEDFAALNQALDDVYGPRGGRGLGTRGGRATFKYVLKEYGAMLGISDLAMRLMPLGMKLRLGLGVMAETFNRSSDQVVRLEEDNEHFYYHIVRCPVCWGRKSQTPICYVALGLLQESLAWVTGGKNMSVVETTCIAKGDPTCCFVIDKKPLD
- a CDS encoding multidrug transporter: MIRIVIRDRTKIPPFNEPARDLRVLNKPLWLHQRDVLARHCLTEVEVESGDPLPPIREECIVYRDNLFFDEDFIQEFLRLAKARRKPCQVAFSPDDKAIVVHALPLQDNIRRQGDVYVADLWYYPNGPTDEPAEPVVVDTMAREIGYYHIPTYMASEKGELVFWVPLRPFLAIENWVHVFMANSPFGIFSMGAKMEHEVTRFSKAARVLMRSLLERRQFLSSSRMIRVGRNVQIDPTAIIQGPAIIGDNTTIGPGAVVTNSIIGSNVNVMQGCQVMLSVVSDGCYLPFRAALFMTTLMENSMVAQNATLQLCVVGRHSFVGANTVFTDFNLLGKPLRTMHKGQPQPVGLPVLGGCVGHNCRIGAGMVIYPARTIESDTVLIRAEGRGVISDNVLFEESDHVRLGEERLHPQKYTRD
- a CDS encoding alpha/beta fold hydrolase yields the protein MHYETQGSGPPVVLLHGWLGSWGYWLNTMEALSDAFRTYALDFWGFGESGKPRSGYEVDDFVSLVDQFMDRLGIPAAPVVGHSMGGTVALKLAMERPERVTKVAVVGSPVNGRSLSLPLRLAGRKPVAYLVWHVPALLRWGLRTFSPRLAHDWRKWYDMIMNDLSRTTLEAFLTSIRSLRRTDLTPRLGEVQVPVLGFYGQRDLIVDPRQGGVLLRGAPRADLAVLEHCGHFPMLDDPDQFNGRLRQFLASH